DNA from Prosthecobacter fusiformis:
ATTCCGCCTTCAAAGTTTTCTGAGTGGCTAGGCCACAGAGCGATTACCAGCGTTCGCCGCCTTCGCCCTTGCCGCCGCGATCGCGATCCCAGCTCTTGCCGCCGCGACCACCGCCACCGCCGCCGCCGCCACCGTAGCCGCCACGGCCACCGCCGCCGCCGCCACCACCGCCGCTGTAGCCACCACGGCCACCGCCGCCGCCACCACCGCCGCCGCCGTAACCGCCACGGCTGCCGCCGCCACCACCGCCACCGAAGGCAGGGCGCTCTTCTTTCGGACGGGCTTCATTGATCGTCAGGGAGCGACCACCGAAGTCTTTGCCGTTCAGGCCAGTGATGGCTGCCGTCATGGCTTCCGGTGTGTCCATGCTGACGAAGGCGAACCCACGTGGGCGACCGCTCTCACGGTCCATCGGCAGGAAGACATCGGTAACGCCGCCGAATTGGGCAAAGAGATCGCGCAGATCTACATCGGTGGCACTGAAGGGGAGGTTCCCCACATACATTTTCGTATTCATTTCGGTAATAACTGAGTGGTCACTGAATTATGATCAGCCAGAACCCTCACCGACGAAACATTCACCTGATGAACTTCTGGACCTAACCCTCAAACAGGTGGACGCATCGGAGGTGTTGCAGAGCCAGGGTTCAATTGCAAGTCCTTTTCTTGCCTGCACGAGACTTTAAATTTTTTAAGGAGGGCGTGCAATTTGCCCACCATGCACCTCCGCTTACCTGTGCTATCCTTGTCTTTTTGTGCTCCACGCTGTTAACCCAGACTTCACTCTCTTGGATGAAACCGACGATTACATCGTCGTGGATAAACCTGCCCCTTTGCAGGTACATCCCAGCACCCCCAATGGCACTTGGACGCTCTGGCACGGCCTCAATGAACTGCTCGCTTATGAGATGGCCAATGGCGGTCAAATCTCCATCATCAACCGGCTGGACCGCGAGACCAGCGGCACCGTCCTGGTGGCGAAGAACCAGCCTGCGGCCCGCCGTTTCGGCATCGCCATGCAGGAGCGGCAGTTTCACAAGACCTACCTCGCCATCGTCCACGGCTGGCCAGAATGGGAGGAACTGGACCTCAACGCCCCAATTCTACGCAAAGGTGAGGTCGCCGAATCGCCTATCTGGGTGAAGCAAATCGTTCATCCCGATGGAGCCGCCTGCCAGACACGCTTCTGGTTATTCCAAAAGGTATCGCATCCTCAGGCTGGGCCGCTGGCATTGGTGGAGGCCGCGCCTGTCACTGGTCGCATGCACCAGATCCGTGTGCATTTAGCCCATCTCGGCCATCCCATTCTGGGGGATAAGATCTATGGGGCGGATGAGACCTGCTACCTGGATTTCATCCAGACCGGCTGGACTCCAGATTTGGAAAAGCGCCTCCACTTCTCCCGCCAGGCCCTGCATTCTCATCGGCTCGAGGTCCGCACGCCCGATTTTACCCACATCTGGCAGGCCTCACTCCCAGTGGAGATGCAGCGCTGGATATATCCTGACTAGATGCACCAGTGACGCACATCACTGCGGCTCCAGATACACAGCTTTGTAACAGCGATGCTCCAGGAGGGAAGACTTCAGTCCTTTCACTTCCGGTCGGCTCAGGTGCGCGCGCACATACCAGTAGAGCGGGATCATCGGCAACTCATCCAGCAGCAGCAGTTCAGCCTCCGTCAGCAGGGCCATGCGCCGGGTGCTTTCGCCTTCGCGCAGGGAGGCCTGCATCAGTTCATCGTAGCGGGCATTGCTCCAGCCCGTATTGTTATTGCCATCACCCGTCTGCCAGATGCTCAGAAAGGTATAGGGGTCCAGGTAATCGCCGATCCAGCCCGCCCGGCATACCTGGTAGTCCAGCGTGCGCTGGCTTTTCAGATACACGTTCCACTCCTCGTTTAGCACCCCCACCGGGATGTTCAGGTTCTTCTTCCACATCTCCTGGATGGCCTCGCCGATGGTGCGGTGGGATTCCAGGGTGTTGATCAGGATATCAAACTTGGGGAACCCTTGGCCATTGGGAAACCCCGCCTCCGCCAGCAGGCGACGCGCTTCCTCAGGGTCATATTTCAGCACCCCCGGCGTCTCGTAGCCTTCGCCTGCACCCGGCGGCGTGAAGCCCACCGCAGGCTTTTGCCCACCACGCAGCACATTGCGGATCAATGTTTCCTGGTCCACCGCCAGCGTCAGCGCCTTGCGCACACGCTTATCGTTAAAGGGCGGCTTCGTCACATTGATGCGGTAAAAATACGTGCCCAGCATCGGATCGATGTGGAAGACTTCCGGCTCCTTTTCACGGTAGTAGTCCAGCTTGGACAGGGGCACCGTGTTCGTCGCATGGATCTGCCCATCGCGAAAAGCCCGTTCCTCCGTCGCATCACTGACGATGGGGATGAACTGGATCTCATTCAGTTTCACGATGCCTGCATCCCAGTAGAGCGGATTCCGCTCCACGGTGATGGAGTGGGTATAGCGCCATTCTTTGAGCTTGAACGGGCCATTGCCCACGAGGTTTCCCACTCGCGTCCACTGGGTATCCCGGTCAGTCATTTTGCCAAATCGCTCGATCACGTGCCTCGGCACAGGATGCCAGGAGTAATGCTTCAGCATCGAGGGCAGATAGGGTGCAGGTCCTTTGAGGATGATCTGCAAAGTGTGATCATCCAGCGCCTTGGCACCCACTTGCGTGAAATCTTTGACCTCCCCTTTATTGAACTCCTCCGCATTCAGCATGGGGTAGAGCATGGGCGCATACGGCCCCGCCAGTGCCGGGGTCAGGATGCGTTGAAAGGAGAATAAAAAATCAGCAGCCGTCAGCGGCGTGCCATCACTCCACCGCCCCTCCTTGCGCAGGTGAAAGGTCCAGGTGATGAAATCCTGCGTTTCCCAGTGCGTGGCCGCTCCCGGGCCATTCGCATCTGGATCTTCAGGCGTCGTCGCCACCAGTCCCTCGAAAAGCGCGTCAAAGAGATGATGCTCCGGCACGCCTGTGGCCAGTTGTGGGTCCATCGTTTCCGGCTCGGCCCCGTTGGCGATGATGAGGATGCCCTTTTCTGTAGCCTCGGTGATGCGGGTCGGCCGATGGTTGCGCGATTGATGGAACGCAAACACCGCCCCGATCAGGCCGGTCAAAATCAAAGCTCGTGTGATCCAGGCGCGCATGGTTTCCCCAGCGTGCTGGACACGCCCTAGCTTGTCAATCCCCCAGACCTCTCCCGAGTAGCGGAAATGCATGGGCAGCCAGGTCACGCTCAGCGCCTTTTTTCATTTGGGTTAAATAATGGGATATGATAGTATATAATAGCGTGCCTGTTCCCATTCCAGATACTGCTCCCGGTTTTCCCCATCCATCCCCCCATGGGGAAATGCATCCCCATGAAATCCCCATCGTAATTCTTTCATTATCAATGGGATGAAGCCAAAAATGCCCACATGAGGAAAATTTCAAATGTATCCCCATATCCCCCGATACCCTTGTTTTGTTGAGTTCCTCGATTGAATGAAAAAGCCATAAGAGCTGTCTGAACTGCCACACCTCGTCTGCGCCCCTTATTCCATGGCTTATGCTCCTTATTCCTCCAGTCTTCAGGCATTCTTTGGCAGAAGTTCTTGAGCATTCCGGCGTATTGTCTGACTGTTAAGCTCCCACTTCATGCGCGACTATTTCATCCGACGCTTTTTGCTCATCCTCCCGACGCTGATCGGGGCGACGATGGTGGTGTACTTCATCACCCGCATGGCCCCCGGAGGCCCGGTCGAAGCGATGATGCGGAATTCCATGGCCCTTTCTGCCAACCGCAGCATGAAGGACGCCGGGGGTTCCCTCAGTGAGGAGCAGAAGGAGCAGATCAAGGCCCGCTTTAAGCTCGATAAACCTTACTTGATCGGGTACCTCATGTGGCTCGGGGCTTTGCCAGATGAACTGGATAAACGCTTCATCAAATTTGAGGAGGGGAAGGATTCCGCACCGCTGACACTAAAATCTCT
Protein-coding regions in this window:
- a CDS encoding RNA recognition motif domain-containing protein, with product MNTKMYVGNLPFSATDVDLRDLFAQFGGVTDVFLPMDRESGRPRGFAFVSMDTPEAMTAAITGLNGKDFGGRSLTINEARPKEERPAFGGGGGGGSRGGYGGGGGGGGGGRGGYSGGGGGGGGGRGGYGGGGGGGGGRGGKSWDRDRGGKGEGGERW
- a CDS encoding RluA family pseudouridine synthase, encoding MLHAVNPDFTLLDETDDYIVVDKPAPLQVHPSTPNGTWTLWHGLNELLAYEMANGGQISIINRLDRETSGTVLVAKNQPAARRFGIAMQERQFHKTYLAIVHGWPEWEELDLNAPILRKGEVAESPIWVKQIVHPDGAACQTRFWLFQKVSHPQAGPLALVEAAPVTGRMHQIRVHLAHLGHPILGDKIYGADETCYLDFIQTGWTPDLEKRLHFSRQALHSHRLEVRTPDFTHIWQASLPVEMQRWIYPD
- a CDS encoding peptide ABC transporter substrate-binding protein, yielding MTWLPMHFRYSGEVWGIDKLGRVQHAGETMRAWITRALILTGLIGAVFAFHQSRNHRPTRITEATEKGILIIANGAEPETMDPQLATGVPEHHLFDALFEGLVATTPEDPDANGPGAATHWETQDFITWTFHLRKEGRWSDGTPLTAADFLFSFQRILTPALAGPYAPMLYPMLNAEEFNKGEVKDFTQVGAKALDDHTLQIILKGPAPYLPSMLKHYSWHPVPRHVIERFGKMTDRDTQWTRVGNLVGNGPFKLKEWRYTHSITVERNPLYWDAGIVKLNEIQFIPIVSDATEERAFRDGQIHATNTVPLSKLDYYREKEPEVFHIDPMLGTYFYRINVTKPPFNDKRVRKALTLAVDQETLIRNVLRGGQKPAVGFTPPGAGEGYETPGVLKYDPEEARRLLAEAGFPNGQGFPKFDILINTLESHRTIGEAIQEMWKKNLNIPVGVLNEEWNVYLKSQRTLDYQVCRAGWIGDYLDPYTFLSIWQTGDGNNNTGWSNARYDELMQASLREGESTRRMALLTEAELLLLDELPMIPLYWYVRAHLSRPEVKGLKSSLLEHRCYKAVYLEPQ